In Amycolatopsis sp. EV170708-02-1, the following are encoded in one genomic region:
- a CDS encoding MFS transporter has product MAERRRAGFAVPLRNREFRALWVAELLSIGGDQIARVALSLLVFKETSSAALTALTYALTFIPSVLGGFLLSGLADRYPRRAILVVTDVIRAVLAAAMALPGLPLPVLWACVAVLSAAAGPFKAAQSALLPQVLGREDFPAGLALRQFTGQVAQVVAFGSGGLVLTLIEPHLGMLVNAGTFVLSALIILKGVSSRSVSRAATEQEESVHAPARTWVLLYALVLLVGVYVVPEGLAVPYGHALGISAFGIGLLLAADPLGSAIGAWLTTRFRLPATPLTALLFAVVAGVPLAACVFEPGVVTSIVLWAASGAVSTAFLIQVQTVVVDLVPDARRGGVMGRMSTCLHCSQGIAILGGGVAAQQFGPFKAVAAAGAVAIGVAAGISVLWVLTRSRRRAGSERGSANEDARDHQSLLVIDEPSSQRTDCLDGPPAENTPTTASAGGPPGDASDSSMQVRASNVVREASRDTERIWNVTRWKLWSLRRRVIAFVLAVEIAAVVLTLLLDGFTQVSRSDLFRFGVLVVLGLLAAEVTRAVEQMRRRFSDTPHVNMSSVWTLAAALLVTPALAAATAVILYGHLWWRSWRRVSGMCLYRVVFSAGSVVVSCCSAIAMARWLPAVQILETVDDGALLGLAVVVVCYWLVNSALVGGVIALSPGRRSVGALVGSWSENSLEFATLCVGVLVTLLMVWHPLALVFVMLPLYVLTRSVLVRQLEAAATTDRKTGLLNAETWKTLAENEVAKARRHEAPIGVLMIDVDKFKSVNDTYGHIAGDRVLREIAQAIVENVRSYDIAARFGGEEFVVLLPSADTAASVGIADRVCKAVRGMRFDDELGDLRLSVSIGVASYPEAGEALNDVLVAADNVLFAAKDAGRDRVRSLIPDPRRTASARAN; this is encoded by the coding sequence ATGGCGGAGCGCCGCCGTGCCGGCTTTGCCGTGCCATTGCGGAACCGGGAATTCCGGGCGCTTTGGGTCGCCGAGCTGCTGTCGATCGGCGGCGATCAGATCGCCCGGGTCGCGTTGTCGTTGCTGGTGTTCAAGGAGACCTCGTCCGCGGCGCTGACCGCGTTGACGTACGCCTTGACCTTCATCCCATCCGTGCTCGGCGGCTTCCTGCTGTCCGGCCTCGCCGACCGCTATCCGCGTCGAGCGATCCTGGTCGTTACCGACGTCATTCGCGCAGTCCTCGCCGCGGCGATGGCGTTGCCTGGGCTGCCGCTGCCTGTGCTGTGGGCGTGCGTCGCCGTGCTCAGCGCCGCGGCGGGCCCGTTCAAGGCGGCGCAGTCAGCGTTGCTGCCGCAGGTTCTCGGGCGCGAAGACTTTCCGGCCGGGCTCGCGCTGCGGCAGTTCACCGGTCAGGTCGCACAGGTGGTCGCGTTCGGATCCGGCGGGCTCGTGCTGACGCTGATCGAGCCGCATCTCGGAATGCTGGTCAACGCGGGCACCTTCGTGCTGAGCGCCCTGATCATCCTCAAAGGTGTGTCGTCGAGATCGGTCAGCCGAGCCGCCACCGAACAAGAGGAGTCGGTACACGCGCCTGCCCGAACGTGGGTCCTGCTTTACGCCTTGGTTCTGCTGGTGGGCGTCTACGTCGTGCCCGAGGGCTTGGCGGTGCCGTACGGACACGCCCTGGGAATCTCCGCCTTCGGCATCGGCCTGCTGCTCGCTGCCGACCCGCTGGGGAGCGCCATCGGCGCCTGGCTCACGACCCGGTTTCGGCTGCCCGCTACGCCGCTCACCGCGCTGCTCTTCGCGGTAGTGGCCGGCGTGCCTCTCGCCGCCTGCGTCTTCGAACCGGGAGTGGTCACTTCGATCGTCCTTTGGGCCGCGTCCGGCGCCGTTTCGACAGCCTTTCTCATCCAGGTCCAGACCGTGGTCGTCGACCTGGTGCCGGATGCCCGTCGCGGCGGAGTGATGGGTCGGATGTCGACGTGCCTGCACTGTTCGCAGGGCATCGCGATCCTGGGCGGCGGGGTGGCCGCCCAGCAATTCGGGCCCTTCAAGGCTGTTGCCGCGGCAGGCGCTGTCGCGATCGGCGTTGCGGCGGGAATCAGCGTGCTGTGGGTCCTGACTCGCTCCCGGCGGCGAGCCGGGAGCGAGCGTGGTTCAGCGAATGAGGACGCGCGAGATCACCAGTCCTTGTTGGTCATCGATGAACCCTCCTCCCAGCGAACGGACTGCCTGGACGGCCCGCCCGCTGAGAACACCCCGACGACGGCGTCCGCCGGAGGACCGCCTGGGGACGCAAGCGACTCAAGTATGCAGGTCAGGGCCTCCAATGTGGTCCGCGAGGCCTCCCGTGATACGGAACGTATTTGGAATGTCACGCGGTGGAAGCTCTGGTCGCTGCGTCGCCGGGTGATCGCCTTCGTGCTGGCGGTCGAGATCGCCGCGGTCGTACTCACGCTTCTGCTGGACGGATTCACGCAGGTAAGCCGATCCGATCTCTTCCGTTTCGGCGTCCTCGTGGTGCTCGGTCTCCTCGCGGCGGAAGTGACCAGGGCCGTCGAGCAGATGCGACGCCGGTTCTCCGATACGCCGCACGTCAACATGAGCTCGGTATGGACCCTCGCGGCGGCCTTGCTGGTCACGCCGGCGCTGGCGGCGGCGACCGCGGTCATCCTCTACGGGCACTTGTGGTGGCGCAGCTGGCGTCGAGTGTCCGGCATGTGCCTTTACCGGGTGGTGTTCAGCGCGGGCTCGGTGGTCGTCTCCTGTTGTTCGGCGATCGCAATGGCGCGCTGGCTCCCCGCCGTCCAGATCCTCGAAACCGTCGACGACGGTGCACTGCTCGGGCTTGCCGTAGTGGTCGTCTGCTACTGGCTGGTGAACTCGGCTTTGGTCGGCGGCGTGATCGCGTTGTCGCCCGGCAGGCGCTCGGTTGGAGCGTTGGTCGGAAGCTGGAGCGAGAACAGCCTCGAGTTCGCGACGTTGTGCGTCGGCGTCCTGGTCACGTTGTTGATGGTCTGGCATCCACTCGCGCTGGTCTTCGTCATGCTGCCGCTCTACGTGCTGACGCGCAGCGTTCTCGTTCGGCAGCTCGAAGCCGCGGCGACGACGGACAGGAAGACCGGCTTGCTCAACGCCGAGACGTGGAAGACCCTCGCGGAGAACGAGGTGGCCAAAGCTCGGCGCCACGAGGCGCCGATCGGTGTGCTGATGATCGATGTCGACAAGTTCAAGTCAGTGAACGACACCTACGGACACATCGCCGGGGACAGAGTCCTGCGCGAGATCGCACAGGCGATCGTCGAAAACGTTCGGTCGTACGACATCGCCGCACGATTCGGTGGCGAAGAGTTCGTCGTTCTGCTGCCGAGTGCTGATACGGCGGCCTCGGTCGGCATCGCGGACCGTGTCTGCAAGGCAGTCCGCGGAATGAGGTTCGATGACGAATTGGGTGATTTGCGCCTTAGTGTCTCAATTGGCGTAGCTTCCTATCCGGAAGCCGGCGAAGCCCTCAACGATGTGCTCGTCGCGGCGGACAACGTCCTGTTCGCGGCGAAGGACGCTGGGCGGGACAGGGTTCGCTCGTTGATTCCGGACCCTCGCCGTACGGCATCCGCCAGGGCAAATTAA
- a CDS encoding flagellar biosynthesis protein FlgA: MLILVGLVLAALCATGTVFVYRNVDTTIAAVGVGAPVRYGQVVLESSVREVQVRPDPGLTPVLWKDRSQLIGRKATTNLWPGSVLTAQAVGGELPPRPGEQLLGIAVKPTQLPATPLEPLKPVLLVPSGQGGTVVETWEPVQGTVVRVGERDQTGLRVVDVVVAEHQGPKLATKGSVGTVAIVLLPGS; encoded by the coding sequence GTGCTGATCCTCGTGGGTCTCGTGCTGGCCGCGTTGTGCGCGACCGGGACGGTGTTCGTCTATCGGAACGTCGACACGACGATCGCCGCGGTCGGTGTCGGCGCGCCGGTCCGATACGGGCAGGTCGTGCTCGAGAGCTCCGTGCGTGAGGTCCAGGTCCGACCTGATCCTGGTCTCACGCCGGTGTTGTGGAAGGACCGGTCGCAGCTCATCGGGCGGAAGGCCACGACGAATCTCTGGCCAGGGAGCGTGCTGACCGCGCAGGCTGTCGGAGGCGAGCTCCCGCCCAGGCCCGGAGAGCAACTACTGGGCATCGCCGTCAAGCCGACTCAGCTCCCGGCGACGCCGTTGGAACCGTTAAAACCCGTTCTCCTCGTTCCTTCGGGTCAGGGCGGCACAGTCGTCGAGACCTGGGAACCGGTGCAAGGAACGGTGGTTCGCGTAGGGGAGCGGGATCAGACCGGACTCCGCGTTGTCGATGTCGTCGTCGCAGAGCACCAGGGCCCGAAGCTCGCTACCAAGGGTTCGGTGGGCACGGTCGCGATCGTCCTGCTGCCGGGGAGTTGA
- a CDS encoding helix-turn-helix domain-containing protein: MEGWEIPYRHSVQTALDLLRGRWTVAVLAGLARGETPFKELLASINDVEKRTDRDRLLSNRVLSDTLQRAREDGLIERHAESGNFATVSYVLTPTGRSLLRAIRPLAEWAQGYQAERHADEADRRGA; the protein is encoded by the coding sequence ATGGAGGGGTGGGAAATTCCGTACCGGCACAGCGTCCAGACCGCCTTGGATCTCTTGAGGGGCAGGTGGACCGTCGCCGTCTTGGCCGGGCTTGCCCGCGGCGAGACGCCTTTCAAGGAATTGCTGGCCTCGATCAACGACGTCGAGAAGCGCACCGACCGAGACCGCTTACTCTCGAACCGGGTGCTGAGCGACACCCTGCAGCGTGCTCGCGAGGACGGGCTCATCGAGCGGCACGCCGAATCGGGCAACTTCGCGACAGTCTCGTACGTGCTCACTCCGACGGGACGCTCGTTGCTCCGCGCCATCCGGCCGCTGGCCGAGTGGGCTCAGGGTTACCAAGCGGAACGCCACGCCGATGAAGCCGACCGCCGAGGCGCTTAA
- a CDS encoding class I SAM-dependent methyltransferase: MDTTSRAKLAGSAYKDEADLAARQSLYSWQQPRYDLPGIVLEHLPASATRVLDLGCGNGKFLDRIRRDRPQALVIGADISPGILAPLPPPTVAADAAALPFASGRFDVVLALHMLYHVADLAAALEEIRRALVPGGFVFVSTNAHSDKVELDDLWSAAAGDVLGIANGPRRVALSERFALEDAPRLLDPYFEQVTSIDLPGVITVREPEPVLAHLRSYRAWADEGGVPFDATIDRAQQLLVRHLERHGEFTISCLGGVIVARKPL, translated from the coding sequence GTGGACACGACGAGCCGCGCCAAGCTCGCTGGAAGCGCGTACAAGGACGAGGCCGATCTGGCCGCACGGCAGTCGCTGTACAGCTGGCAGCAGCCGCGCTACGACCTGCCTGGCATCGTGCTCGAACATCTACCGGCTTCGGCTACGCGCGTGCTCGACCTGGGCTGTGGGAATGGGAAGTTCCTCGACCGCATCCGCCGTGACCGTCCGCAAGCGCTCGTCATCGGAGCTGACATCTCGCCGGGAATCCTGGCGCCCTTGCCGCCGCCGACCGTGGCAGCAGACGCGGCGGCTCTGCCGTTCGCGTCCGGGCGGTTCGACGTCGTCCTGGCGCTCCACATGCTGTACCACGTCGCCGACCTGGCTGCGGCGCTCGAAGAGATCCGTCGTGCGCTCGTTCCCGGCGGCTTTGTCTTCGTCTCGACGAACGCGCACAGCGACAAGGTCGAGCTGGACGACCTCTGGTCGGCGGCTGCCGGCGACGTCCTCGGCATCGCCAACGGGCCGAGGCGAGTGGCCCTCAGCGAACGGTTCGCCCTCGAAGACGCACCTCGCCTCCTTGATCCATACTTCGAACAGGTCACCTCGATCGATCTTCCCGGAGTGATCACCGTCCGCGAGCCCGAACCTGTGCTCGCACACCTCCGTTCGTATCGGGCTTGGGCTGACGAAGGCGGTGTGCCCTTCGACGCGACGATCGATCGCGCGCAGCAGTTGCTCGTCCGGCACCTCGAACGGCACGGCGAGTTCACGATCTCCTGCCTGGGCGGCGTCATCGTCGCCCGAAAGCCCCTTTGA
- a CDS encoding helix-turn-helix transcriptional regulator, producing MADESVTAETAHARLAGEIKRLRSAADLSQAGLGERVGYTRNYVSMAERLGGNLPSQNLVEALDQALGAAGQLCALWREAKEEQQARRRLGRATVLSSSPLSTEGVEDAELSRQAIAEDARDAARVARMIASSGTTNEAVEQFDSEIRRIAAAYISRPLVDVFGEIRELRLEVFRLLDSNRIPSQLRDLYLHASRLGGLQAHVSLDLGDYRAADIHAQTAWLYAKLAGHQDMLGWIKALQSLIAYWDDRLEDAVERAREGALFRPRGTTGARLASLEARACAARGDEQGTLAALDVAENARADATMDEYSGVFTFPAAKQSVYAGTTLLTLKSSSALAKQAIGKSQFALDVYQVAAPADRSAGDILAARLDLAGAHMVLGDLDATQSYLVPVLAAPQVRRTASIVKRARDIGDRLSSTKYLTTARAKGLRNEIREFCVPPPALPPGSAVGAK from the coding sequence ATGGCCGACGAGAGTGTCACCGCCGAGACGGCGCACGCCCGTCTTGCTGGGGAGATCAAGCGGCTCCGAAGTGCGGCCGACTTGAGTCAAGCCGGCTTGGGCGAGCGGGTGGGGTACACCCGGAACTACGTTTCCATGGCCGAGCGGCTCGGTGGGAATCTTCCTTCGCAGAACCTCGTCGAGGCACTCGATCAGGCCCTGGGTGCCGCAGGACAGCTGTGCGCGCTTTGGCGTGAAGCCAAGGAAGAACAGCAGGCTCGTCGTCGCCTGGGGAGAGCGACGGTCTTGAGCAGTTCTCCGCTATCGACCGAAGGGGTTGAAGATGCAGAGCTCAGCCGGCAGGCGATCGCCGAGGACGCGCGCGATGCCGCGCGGGTGGCGCGCATGATCGCTTCTTCGGGAACGACGAACGAGGCCGTCGAACAGTTCGACTCCGAGATCCGCAGGATCGCTGCGGCGTACATCTCCCGGCCTCTGGTCGACGTCTTCGGCGAGATTCGGGAGCTACGTCTAGAGGTCTTCCGGCTGCTTGATAGCAATCGGATCCCGAGCCAGCTGCGTGACCTCTATTTGCACGCGAGCAGGCTCGGCGGTTTGCAGGCGCACGTGTCGCTGGACCTTGGCGACTACCGCGCAGCCGACATCCACGCACAGACCGCGTGGCTGTACGCAAAACTCGCCGGACATCAGGACATGCTCGGCTGGATCAAGGCGCTCCAAAGCCTGATCGCCTACTGGGACGACCGGCTCGAGGACGCTGTCGAACGGGCACGGGAAGGTGCTTTGTTCCGGCCGCGAGGAACGACTGGAGCTCGTCTGGCGAGTCTCGAAGCGCGGGCCTGTGCGGCGCGCGGTGACGAACAAGGAACGCTGGCCGCTCTTGATGTCGCGGAGAACGCTCGCGCCGACGCGACCATGGACGAGTACTCCGGCGTCTTCACCTTTCCCGCGGCGAAGCAGTCGGTGTACGCCGGAACTACGCTGCTGACCTTGAAGAGCAGTTCGGCGCTGGCGAAACAGGCCATCGGGAAGTCGCAGTTCGCGCTCGACGTCTATCAGGTGGCGGCCCCAGCCGATCGTTCCGCGGGAGACATCCTCGCCGCCCGGCTCGATCTGGCTGGTGCGCATATGGTCTTGGGCGATCTGGATGCCACGCAGTCGTACTTGGTTCCCGTTCTCGCCGCGCCTCAGGTGCGCCGAACGGCCAGTATCGTCAAGAGGGCCCGCGACATCGGAGATCGATTGAGCTCCACGAAGTACCTCACAACGGCTCGCGCCAAGGGGCTGCGCAACGAGATCCGGGAGTTCTGCGTGCCGCCGCCCGCGCTTCCGCCGGGATCTGCGGTGGGCGCGAAGTGA